From Granulicella cerasi, a single genomic window includes:
- a CDS encoding DUF4254 domain-containing protein, whose product MLPATEIVRLHQQTNAHWHDAAQSFAAPQPDTFAALVLQQHRANFDLWHREDAARDTHATDAAIAEVKHDIDRLNQRRNDLAERIDEQLLREAGSQPADAALHSETPGMMIDRLSILSLKIFHTEEEAERADAEPSHRERNLRRLNVLREQRDDLTGCLDELWAAVQQGQRRFKLYRQMKMYNDPTLNPVLYGRHESSSDDATPAAS is encoded by the coding sequence ATGCTTCCAGCCACCGAGATCGTCCGCCTGCACCAGCAAACGAACGCGCATTGGCATGATGCTGCGCAATCGTTCGCGGCTCCGCAGCCCGACACCTTCGCCGCACTCGTGCTCCAACAACATCGCGCTAATTTCGACCTCTGGCATCGCGAAGATGCAGCGCGCGACACGCATGCGACCGACGCCGCTATCGCCGAGGTGAAGCACGACATCGACCGCCTCAATCAACGTCGTAACGATCTCGCCGAGCGCATCGATGAGCAGCTTCTGCGCGAAGCAGGCTCTCAACCCGCCGACGCCGCGCTGCACTCCGAAACGCCTGGCATGATGATCGATCGCCTTTCGATTCTGTCGCTGAAGATCTTCCACACGGAAGAAGAAGCCGAGCGCGCCGATGCTGAACCGAGCCACCGCGAGCGCAATCTCCGCCGCCTGAACGTACTGCGTGAACAGCGCGACGACCTCACAGGTTGTCTCGACGAACTATGGGCCGCCGTGCAGCAGGGCCAGCGCCGCTTCAAGCTGTATCGTCAGATGAAGATGTATAACGATCCCACGCTGAATCCGGTGCTCTACGGTCGCCACGAATCTTCCTCCGACGACGCGACACCCGCCGCGAGTTGA
- a CDS encoding tetratricopeptide repeat protein encodes MATKSATTKSTTPKAEVKPKRASKTIAGDVVNDDAARKSILALYESALKLMQAGKYDKAHAAFDEMLAEAPQDLGDRIRMYIAACVAQISKGSTEFSTHEERYDYAISLLNQGHYEDAREHFNEIILKDKEADYAFYGLALLASLTGETSHCIEHLTEAIRLNAQNRFQARSDSDFEPVADDPRFTELLYPEA; translated from the coding sequence ATGGCCACAAAGTCCGCAACTACGAAGTCGACCACCCCTAAAGCCGAAGTCAAGCCGAAGCGCGCCAGCAAGACGATCGCCGGTGACGTGGTCAACGACGATGCCGCTCGCAAGAGCATCCTCGCTCTCTACGAGAGCGCGCTGAAGCTGATGCAGGCCGGCAAGTACGACAAGGCCCACGCCGCATTCGACGAGATGCTCGCCGAAGCGCCGCAGGATCTTGGCGACCGCATCCGCATGTACATCGCCGCATGCGTCGCACAGATCAGCAAAGGCTCGACCGAGTTCTCCACGCACGAGGAGCGCTACGATTACGCGATCTCGCTGCTGAACCAGGGCCACTACGAGGACGCACGCGAGCACTTCAACGAGATCATCCTGAAGGACAAGGAAGCCGACTACGCTTTCTACGGCCTCGCGCTGCTGGCTTCGCTCACGGGCGAAACCTCGCACTGCATCGAGCACCTCACCGAAGCGATCCGCCTCAATGCGCAGAACCGCTTCCAGGCCCGCTCGGACTCGGACTTCGAGCCTGTGGCTGACGACCCTCGCTTCACGGAACTTCTCTACCCCGAAGCGTAA
- a CDS encoding gluconeogenesis factor YvcK family protein: MSQTAHSQALRVVAIGGGTGLSTLLRGLKRFVSPPPGAPTPQDSRCKDAPCVIHDLSAIVTVTDDGGSSGRLRDELNMLPPGDVRNCLVALSEDEHLLSRLFQHRFQHGDLGGHSFGNLFLAALTEISGDFAQAVQTSSQILATRGRIYPSTTVNARLSAIMDDGSIVRGETNITQSKRSISELLLEPSNAAPMPEALEAIEQADLITIGPGSLYTSLITNLLVRGIPEAMASTNATRVYACNLMTQANESLGLSASQHIEKIFNHAHGRIFDYALINTAPILPATLEQYAREGQTPIEADLERIRALGVEPIVGNFVHEGNVLRHNYDNVAEVVLAIGQRGRIA; this comes from the coding sequence ATGTCGCAGACCGCACATTCTCAGGCGCTTCGCGTTGTCGCTATCGGCGGAGGCACCGGCCTCTCCACGCTGCTCCGCGGACTGAAGCGGTTTGTGTCGCCGCCGCCCGGCGCGCCCACGCCGCAGGATTCGCGCTGCAAGGATGCTCCGTGTGTCATCCACGACCTCTCGGCCATCGTCACCGTCACCGACGACGGCGGCTCCTCGGGACGCCTGCGTGACGAGTTGAACATGCTGCCCCCCGGCGACGTTCGCAACTGCCTCGTCGCCCTCAGCGAAGACGAACACCTGCTCTCGCGGCTCTTCCAGCATCGCTTCCAGCATGGCGATCTCGGGGGCCACAGCTTCGGCAACCTCTTCCTCGCCGCACTGACAGAAATCTCCGGCGACTTCGCGCAGGCCGTGCAGACCTCCTCCCAGATTCTCGCGACCCGCGGACGCATTTACCCCTCAACGACCGTCAACGCGCGCCTCTCCGCGATCATGGACGACGGCTCGATCGTTCGCGGCGAGACGAACATCACCCAATCGAAGCGCAGTATCTCGGAACTTCTGCTTGAGCCGTCCAATGCCGCGCCGATGCCCGAAGCACTTGAAGCGATCGAGCAAGCCGACCTGATCACCATAGGCCCGGGCTCGCTCTACACCTCGCTCATCACCAATCTACTCGTGCGCGGCATCCCCGAAGCGATGGCATCGACGAACGCGACACGCGTCTACGCCTGCAACCTGATGACGCAGGCCAACGAGTCGCTCGGCCTCTCGGCTTCGCAGCACATCGAGAAGATCTTCAACCACGCGCATGGACGCATCTTCGACTACGCGCTGATCAACACTGCGCCGATCCTGCCGGCAACGCTGGAGCAGTACGCGCGTGAAGGCCAGACGCCGATTGAAGCAGACCTCGAACGCATCCGCGCGCTCGGCGTGGAGCCGATCGTCGGCAACTTCGTGCATGAGGGCAATGTGCTGCGCCACAACTACGACAACGTCGCCGAAGTCGTACTCGCTATCGGCCAACGCGGCCGCATCGCCTAG
- a CDS encoding GNAT family N-acetyltransferase, translated as MEWIDTPVLDGQYVRLEPLSPRHLTLVETIALEEQTWKYMANPILDRKDLETWAKQGWEQQEAHTMMPWVTFAKFPDGSEIIAGGTRFLDINLKDSSVEIGNSWITPPLRGTKVNAEAKYLQLKFAFETFGCRRVAFKAHGSNLRSHAAIKALGAKYEGTFRDHMLMPDGSFRDTAWFSILKSEWPEVKSGLERRLAAPLP; from the coding sequence ATGGAATGGATCGATACCCCAGTTCTTGATGGCCAGTACGTTCGCCTCGAACCGCTGAGCCCGCGTCATCTCACGCTCGTAGAAACCATCGCGCTCGAGGAGCAGACGTGGAAGTACATGGCGAACCCGATCCTCGATCGCAAAGACCTGGAAACCTGGGCCAAGCAAGGATGGGAGCAACAGGAAGCCCACACGATGATGCCCTGGGTAACCTTCGCAAAGTTTCCCGATGGCAGCGAGATCATCGCAGGCGGCACGCGCTTCCTCGACATCAACCTCAAGGACTCCAGCGTCGAGATCGGCAATAGCTGGATCACGCCTCCGCTGCGTGGCACAAAGGTCAACGCGGAGGCAAAGTACCTGCAGTTGAAGTTCGCCTTCGAAACCTTCGGTTGCCGCCGCGTGGCATTCAAAGCCCACGGCAGCAATCTCCGCTCCCACGCCGCCATCAAAGCGCTCGGCGCAAAGTATGAAGGCACCTTCCGCGACCACATGCTCATGCCCGACGGCAGCTTCCGCGATACGGCGTGGTTCTCGATTCTGAAGAGCGAGTGGCCTGAAGTGAAAAGCGGCCTCGAACGCCGCCTCGCAGCGCCGCTCCCGTAG
- a CDS encoding DinB family protein: MSQPTAWFERKFAFPLSIEVYPSVVERLSSAADRLAEEVSSVGTSLMKKPQGRWSIKEHVGHLGDIEPLWLARVEDYVQGRQQLTPTDLQNKQTDEANHNASEITDLLERFRARRMLLLHRLETLHPRQITAMVEHPRMKLPMGIVDHLYFVAEHEDHHLAVIRAMRASPK; encoded by the coding sequence GTGTCGCAGCCGACTGCGTGGTTTGAGAGGAAGTTTGCGTTCCCGTTGTCGATTGAGGTGTATCCCTCGGTCGTCGAGAGATTGTCCAGCGCCGCGGATCGACTGGCGGAAGAGGTGAGCTCCGTAGGCACATCGCTGATGAAGAAGCCTCAAGGGCGATGGTCGATCAAGGAGCATGTCGGGCATCTGGGTGACATCGAGCCCCTTTGGCTCGCACGCGTTGAAGACTATGTGCAGGGGCGTCAGCAGTTGACGCCCACCGATCTGCAGAACAAGCAGACGGATGAAGCGAACCACAACGCGAGCGAGATCACCGATCTTCTCGAGCGGTTCCGCGCACGTCGTATGCTGCTCCTGCATCGATTGGAAACGTTGCATCCAAGGCAGATCACCGCGATGGTGGAGCATCCACGGATGAAGCTGCCGATGGGCATCGTGGATCATCTGTACTTCGTCGCGGAGCATGAAGATCATCACCTCGCGGTGATTCGTGCGATGCGGGCCTCCCCAAAGTAA
- a CDS encoding S53 family peptidase, translating into MNSLLVRCGLALAVVCLPAFAQKEAPSVITVDEAQPTARITDVVYSKKHPEHMLLGPAQMRAFYHFNGVRNMGEGQTIAIIGAHHNPVIEHDLMVFSSRFGLPQCSFKNKCLTQVAVQSGDPSHWKPTLGATPNDDGKPHSYGEEEMDMEWAHAMAPAAHLMLVEGMTGSWSDYNLCVKAALEHGATVVSLSLAEPERADHKQLYLDNEKFYSDNRAVYVAAGGDHAHTARWPASLPEVVGVGGTTITTNEMGERLGEVAWTKKSDKEHATGTGGGTSLAVKEPQAQLAYGLPGDELHMRGTPDVALYATGKIGIAVYNSNVNPEGGEAPLWHQSGGTSAGAPMWAGILATANSMRVQQGKKPLSQFESKEFGSGTLAALYSVGKSTPSAFMDITEGTNGDCGDECKAGPGYDYLTGLGVPNGKVMLEALAALP; encoded by the coding sequence ATGAATTCCTTGCTTGTACGTTGTGGCCTGGCGTTAGCCGTTGTGTGTCTGCCTGCGTTTGCGCAGAAGGAAGCTCCCTCTGTCATCACGGTGGATGAAGCGCAGCCCACGGCGCGCATCACGGATGTTGTGTACTCGAAGAAGCATCCGGAGCACATGCTGCTGGGTCCTGCACAGATGCGGGCGTTCTATCACTTCAACGGCGTGCGCAATATGGGCGAAGGGCAGACGATTGCGATCATCGGCGCGCATCACAATCCTGTGATCGAGCATGACCTGATGGTCTTTTCGTCGCGATTCGGTTTGCCGCAGTGCAGCTTCAAGAACAAGTGCCTTACGCAGGTGGCGGTGCAGAGCGGCGATCCAAGCCACTGGAAGCCGACGCTCGGTGCGACGCCGAATGACGACGGCAAGCCGCATAGCTACGGCGAAGAAGAGATGGACATGGAGTGGGCCCATGCGATGGCTCCTGCGGCGCACCTGATGCTTGTAGAAGGCATGACGGGCTCGTGGTCCGATTACAACCTGTGCGTGAAAGCAGCGCTCGAGCATGGAGCGACGGTGGTGTCGTTGTCGCTCGCCGAACCCGAACGTGCCGACCACAAGCAGCTTTATCTCGACAACGAGAAATTCTACAGCGACAACCGCGCAGTGTACGTAGCTGCAGGTGGCGACCACGCGCATACGGCGCGCTGGCCTGCGTCGCTGCCGGAGGTCGTTGGTGTCGGCGGAACCACGATCACCACGAATGAAATGGGCGAGCGTCTCGGCGAAGTGGCGTGGACGAAGAAGTCCGACAAGGAGCATGCAACCGGCACGGGGGGCGGCACGTCGCTTGCGGTGAAGGAGCCACAGGCGCAGTTGGCATACGGCTTACCCGGCGATGAGCTGCATATGCGCGGCACGCCGGATGTGGCCCTCTATGCGACCGGCAAGATCGGCATCGCGGTCTACAACTCCAACGTGAACCCTGAGGGCGGAGAGGCTCCGCTGTGGCACCAGAGCGGTGGCACGAGCGCTGGCGCGCCCATGTGGGCGGGCATTCTCGCGACGGCAAACTCCATGCGCGTGCAGCAGGGCAAGAAGCCGCTCTCGCAGTTTGAGAGCAAGGAGTTTGGCTCGGGCACACTGGCCGCGTTGTACAGCGTAGGGAAGTCGACGCCAAGTGCGTTCATGGACATCACCGAAGGCACGAACGGCGACTGCGGAGATGAGTGCAAGGCCGGACCGGGGTATGACTACCTGACGGGCCTGGGTGTGCCGAACGGCAAGGTGATGCTGGAAGCGTTGGCGGCTCTGCCGTAA
- the rlmN gene encoding 23S rRNA (adenine(2503)-C(2))-methyltransferase RlmN: MDTRALFGLNLAELTELFSTMGEKPYRARQMFEALYKQRVASVEDITTLSQSLRDRLIHDEQTIGLPEIVQTAKSVDGTERYLMRMADGETVETVWMPDGDGGERGDGSEAAEEEQGEDVSAEEAVTAEESKGFWDRRMTAGRPRSSFGTLAANGFRRATICISSQVGCAVNCQFCLTAKLGIKRNLTAGEIAGQVAAVLNRHGIQMGKDRINLVFMGMGEPFLNYDHFIKSVRLLVEGIGIPESRMTVSTSGILPGIERFAAEEVRPKLALSLNASNDMVREEVMPITRKWNIAQLLEAVLKIPLKTREWVTFEYVLLGGVNDQPVHAREVLALLAGIRAKVNLIVWNPGPGIAYTQPKPEDVAVFQKMLIDGGIATYIRRPRGRDIYAACGQLKRTVAEEQPQLVSIS, encoded by the coding sequence ATGGACACACGCGCGCTTTTCGGATTGAACCTGGCTGAACTCACGGAACTCTTCTCCACGATGGGGGAGAAGCCGTATCGCGCGCGCCAGATGTTCGAGGCGCTCTACAAGCAGCGCGTGGCGTCGGTGGAAGACATCACCACGCTTTCGCAGTCGCTGCGAGATCGGCTGATCCACGACGAGCAGACGATTGGCCTGCCGGAGATCGTGCAGACGGCGAAGTCCGTGGATGGCACCGAGCGCTACCTGATGCGCATGGCAGATGGCGAGACCGTAGAGACCGTGTGGATGCCCGACGGTGATGGCGGCGAACGCGGCGATGGCTCCGAGGCTGCTGAAGAAGAGCAGGGCGAAGATGTATCTGCCGAAGAGGCTGTCACTGCGGAGGAGTCGAAGGGTTTCTGGGATCGCCGTATGACTGCGGGACGGCCGCGGTCGAGCTTCGGCACGCTGGCGGCGAATGGATTCCGCCGTGCAACGATCTGCATTTCGTCGCAGGTAGGCTGCGCGGTGAACTGCCAGTTCTGCCTGACGGCGAAGCTCGGCATCAAGCGCAACTTGACCGCTGGCGAGATCGCCGGGCAGGTGGCGGCGGTGCTGAATCGTCACGGCATTCAGATGGGCAAGGACCGCATCAACCTCGTGTTCATGGGCATGGGCGAGCCGTTCCTCAACTACGACCACTTCATCAAGAGCGTGCGTTTGCTGGTCGAGGGCATCGGTATTCCGGAGTCGCGCATGACGGTGTCGACCTCGGGCATTCTGCCGGGCATCGAACGTTTCGCCGCTGAGGAAGTGCGCCCGAAGCTGGCGCTTTCGTTGAACGCGTCGAACGATATGGTGCGTGAAGAGGTCATGCCGATCACGCGCAAGTGGAACATCGCGCAGTTGCTCGAAGCGGTGCTGAAGATTCCGCTGAAGACGCGCGAGTGGGTGACGTTTGAGTACGTGCTGCTCGGCGGCGTGAACGATCAGCCGGTACACGCGCGTGAGGTACTGGCGCTGCTCGCGGGCATACGCGCGAAGGTGAACCTGATCGTGTGGAACCCGGGCCCGGGCATCGCATACACGCAGCCCAAGCCTGAGGATGTCGCGGTCTTCCAGAAGATGCTGATCGACGGCGGCATCGCGACGTACATTCGCCGTCCGCGTGGACGCGACATCTACGCGGCGTGCGGACAGTTGAAGCGCACGGTGGCGGAAGAGCAGCCGCAGCTGGTGTCGATTAGCTAG
- a CDS encoding lipid-A-disaccharide synthase: MSSPQQPRIFLSAGEASGDAYGAAIIRELASRLPGASFTGLGGVQMESAGQQRVVRAEDVAVMGVTEILRHIPRIYASYRRLVASIKRQRPDVAILIDFPDVNFRLAKHLKRAGVPVIWFVSPQLWAWKRSRLRWVQQRVAKMMVIFPFEQTFYAKRGVQAEFVGHPLTELPPITSTREEYAERFGLDPAKTWIALLPGSRWKEIRANLPALHELAMSDLIASTAAHTTLGWNGVETPENPAAYTSFEFLLPYATTIKPDDLRAYIAELNREHLKYFGPEAATMRLTLVPDAREAMTHARASVVASGTATVLAALVGNPFVVVYRVSSLTFALAKKLVEYPQEMRTPLDAAGNLPVAMANLIAERRLVPELLQGRFTAQNVALELSQILPDGPARDRQIEGLTAVRESLTTTGPTATERVADAVARLLSA; encoded by the coding sequence ATGTCCTCGCCCCAACAACCGCGCATCTTTCTCTCCGCCGGAGAAGCCTCTGGCGACGCCTACGGCGCGGCGATCATCCGCGAACTCGCCAGCCGCCTGCCCGGCGCCAGCTTCACCGGCCTCGGCGGCGTGCAGATGGAGTCCGCCGGCCAGCAGCGCGTCGTGCGCGCCGAAGACGTCGCCGTCATGGGCGTCACCGAAATCCTGCGCCACATCCCGCGCATCTACGCGAGCTACCGCCGCCTCGTCGCATCGATCAAGCGCCAGCGGCCCGATGTCGCGATCCTCATCGACTTCCCCGACGTGAACTTCCGGCTCGCCAAGCACCTGAAGCGGGCGGGCGTGCCGGTCATCTGGTTCGTCAGCCCTCAGCTCTGGGCATGGAAGCGCAGTCGCCTGCGCTGGGTGCAGCAGCGCGTCGCGAAGATGATGGTGATCTTCCCCTTCGAGCAGACCTTCTACGCCAAGCGCGGCGTGCAGGCTGAGTTCGTCGGCCACCCGCTGACGGAGTTGCCGCCGATCACCAGCACGCGCGAGGAGTACGCCGAGCGCTTCGGCCTGGACCCCGCAAAGACGTGGATTGCGCTGCTCCCCGGTTCGCGCTGGAAGGAGATTCGGGCGAACCTGCCTGCGTTGCATGAGCTCGCCATGAGCGACCTCATCGCCAGCACCGCCGCGCACACCACGCTCGGCTGGAACGGCGTTGAAACGCCCGAAAACCCCGCCGCCTACACGAGCTTCGAGTTCCTGCTGCCCTACGCCACGACCATCAAGCCTGACGATCTGCGCGCCTACATCGCGGAACTCAACCGCGAGCACCTGAAGTACTTCGGCCCCGAAGCCGCAACGATGCGTCTGACGCTCGTGCCGGACGCCCGCGAGGCGATGACGCATGCGCGCGCCTCCGTGGTCGCCAGCGGCACCGCCACAGTGCTTGCCGCGCTCGTCGGCAACCCATTCGTGGTTGTCTACCGAGTCTCGTCGCTCACCTTCGCGCTCGCGAAGAAGCTCGTGGAGTACCCGCAGGAGATGCGCACGCCGCTCGACGCCGCAGGCAACCTGCCTGTGGCGATGGCGAACCTCATCGCCGAGCGCCGTCTCGTACCCGAGTTGTTGCAGGGGCGCTTCACGGCGCAAAACGTAGCGCTCGAGCTTTCGCAGATCCTTCCGGACGGCCCGGCACGCGATCGCCAGATCGAGGGACTTACCGCCGTGCGGGAAAGCCTCACCACCACCGGCCCGACGGCCACCGAACGCGTCGCAGACGCTGTTGCGCGTCTGCTGAGTGCCTAA
- a CDS encoding M1 family aminopeptidase translates to MIKRLTLLCTLTLGSFTSLHAAVPTRAQVDVTGYVIHADLDPASGQLKATVAVTFTALDDLNSVLFGLNNGLQVASVTDATNAALTPQRNAADSTVAIALTTPMAKGSSTTWTFTYAGAPNADTSPITGINFVSVKDPISVLLYPGRWFPIAMPGLYTDRFTAETHITVPKDERVVGSGFVDRKDAGNGRTEYTFNWTKPGMPGTIVAGKFLAPVTPTGIPNVRVYTTEASKDRAQDLGMNTVKAFEFLSNAFGPAESGKLEVVELPTDSVSANWGPEVVALRPTASQRLTTNIVAHQWFGSMISPQTLNDAWITNGLCRYSELLFLEDQNGKSALQAAITDTSAAALAYDTDPLTTLARVDPFSPQFQDATYDKGAMVFHMLRRELGDDAFLKFVRGMLTQFTDKPIRTSQVQRVAEDFTELPLTAFFSQWLDGTGAPEFTNNYSVFRLGKGKGFRTVGSVTQDLDLFSMPVQLRVETEGKSEDRRVDLSGTDAKYSIETFGRPRRIILDPENWLLKSSPDLAVKIAILRGQQDLAQGDQAGAIAEYQKALQNNRGSSLANYRLAEVFMQQHNYQTAANSFRDALRGDGDPRWVEVWSHVNLGKIFDITGQRERAVNEYRQAIQTNDNTQGAINEARAYSQKPYKIANDE, encoded by the coding sequence ATGATCAAGCGACTCACCCTCCTTTGCACGCTCACCCTTGGTTCGTTCACAAGCCTGCACGCGGCCGTGCCGACGCGCGCGCAGGTCGACGTTACCGGATACGTCATTCACGCCGACCTCGACCCCGCCAGCGGCCAACTGAAGGCCACCGTCGCCGTCACCTTTACCGCGCTCGATGATCTGAACTCCGTCCTCTTCGGCCTGAACAACGGCCTGCAGGTCGCCTCAGTCACCGACGCCACGAACGCCGCACTCACGCCGCAGCGCAACGCCGCCGACTCCACCGTCGCCATCGCACTCACGACGCCCATGGCGAAAGGTTCCTCGACCACGTGGACCTTCACCTACGCGGGCGCGCCCAACGCCGACACCAGCCCTATCACCGGCATCAACTTCGTCTCGGTCAAAGACCCGATCAGCGTGCTGCTTTACCCTGGCCGCTGGTTCCCCATCGCTATGCCCGGCCTCTATACCGACCGCTTCACCGCAGAGACGCACATTACCGTCCCCAAGGACGAGCGCGTCGTTGGCTCCGGCTTCGTCGATCGCAAAGACGCAGGCAACGGTCGCACCGAGTACACCTTCAACTGGACCAAGCCCGGAATGCCCGGAACGATTGTCGCTGGTAAATTCCTCGCGCCTGTCACGCCTACGGGCATTCCGAATGTCCGCGTCTACACCACCGAGGCCAGCAAAGATCGCGCGCAGGACCTCGGCATGAACACCGTGAAGGCCTTCGAGTTCCTCTCGAACGCCTTCGGCCCCGCTGAGTCCGGCAAACTCGAAGTGGTCGAGCTGCCGACTGACTCCGTCAGCGCGAACTGGGGTCCTGAGGTCGTCGCGCTGCGCCCCACCGCCAGTCAGCGCCTCACCACCAACATCGTCGCGCACCAGTGGTTCGGCTCCATGATCTCGCCCCAAACGCTGAACGACGCGTGGATCACCAACGGCCTCTGCCGCTACTCGGAGCTACTCTTCCTTGAAGATCAGAACGGCAAGTCCGCGCTGCAGGCAGCAATCACCGACACCTCCGCCGCTGCGCTGGCGTACGATACCGACCCGCTGACCACACTCGCGCGCGTTGATCCCTTCTCGCCGCAGTTCCAGGACGCCACCTACGACAAGGGAGCGATGGTCTTCCACATGCTCCGCCGGGAACTCGGCGATGACGCGTTCCTGAAGTTCGTGCGGGGCATGCTCACACAGTTCACCGACAAGCCCATCCGTACCTCGCAGGTGCAGCGCGTCGCCGAAGATTTCACCGAGTTGCCGCTCACGGCCTTCTTCTCGCAGTGGCTGGACGGCACAGGTGCGCCGGAGTTCACCAATAACTACTCGGTCTTCCGTCTTGGCAAAGGCAAGGGCTTCCGCACCGTCGGCTCTGTCACGCAGGACCTTGATCTCTTCTCCATGCCCGTGCAACTGCGCGTCGAAACCGAGGGTAAGAGCGAAGACCGCCGCGTGGACCTCTCCGGCACCGATGCAAAGTACTCCATCGAAACCTTTGGCAGACCGCGCCGCATCATCCTCGACCCGGAGAATTGGCTGCTCAAGAGCTCGCCTGATCTCGCGGTGAAGATCGCCATCCTGCGCGGCCAGCAGGACCTCGCACAAGGCGATCAGGCGGGCGCGATCGCGGAGTATCAAAAAGCTCTGCAGAATAACCGCGGCTCTTCGCTCGCAAACTATCGCCTCGCTGAAGTCTTCATGCAGCAGCACAACTACCAGACAGCCGCGAACAGCTTCCGCGACGCTCTACGCGGTGACGGAGATCCGCGCTGGGTCGAGGTCTGGAGCCACGTCAACCTCGGCAAGATCTTCGACATTACCGGCCAGCGCGAGCGCGCTGTGAACGAGTATCGTCAGGCCATCCAGACGAACGACAACACACAAGGCGCCATCAACGAGGCCCGCGCCTACTCGCAGAAGCCTTACAAGATCGCCAACGACGAGTAG
- a CDS encoding chitobiase/beta-hexosaminidase C-terminal domain-containing protein, producing the protein MKPAVALAFLFSAVATAQFSATPGIPPEAQASMAMMAAQQQAMTIQNSAQLMAMAMNQMIGMNMQASMVFMSQMSSLHLANQQNMIFITQMSNIQHERAMLNALVRARNLSITDASKVQGVMQMASLSSSPAALKRMNGLYRTAALASGGQEAAQKNSTSSAEVSAATVASEPPPMMIRPTFGNALGVEKPTFSAEPGTVNKGTKIKLKSDTHYATLYYTTNGWTPTTHSARYRGPITINNTTHLQVMAIGPNYMRSSVEIADYEVNGTKSEPMETTTQVPTDGILRAGTPLRVSFSKELSSKEAAVGDDPAIVLDDDLKFGGKVIAPKGSKVVAELTNADQGHGLSTPGDLVFEVHGVQVGEKVVPLFGGETMEAKGGKNAIIKQGMTALAFVAADTDVK; encoded by the coding sequence ATGAAGCCTGCTGTGGCTCTCGCATTCCTGTTTTCTGCCGTTGCTACTGCGCAGTTCAGTGCCACTCCCGGGATCCCGCCTGAAGCGCAGGCTTCTATGGCCATGATGGCCGCGCAGCAACAGGCGATGACGATTCAAAACTCTGCGCAGTTGATGGCCATGGCGATGAACCAGATGATTGGTATGAACATGCAGGCGTCGATGGTGTTCATGTCGCAGATGTCCTCGCTGCATTTGGCCAATCAGCAGAACATGATTTTCATCACGCAGATGAGCAACATCCAGCATGAGCGTGCGATGCTCAACGCGCTGGTGCGCGCGAGGAACCTCTCGATCACGGATGCGTCGAAGGTGCAGGGTGTGATGCAGATGGCTTCGCTCTCATCGAGCCCTGCGGCGCTGAAGCGGATGAACGGACTCTACCGCACAGCGGCGCTCGCCTCAGGAGGTCAGGAAGCTGCGCAGAAGAACTCGACGTCCTCCGCGGAGGTCTCAGCGGCGACTGTAGCGAGTGAGCCGCCTCCGATGATGATTCGGCCAACCTTCGGTAATGCGCTCGGCGTGGAAAAGCCGACGTTCTCCGCAGAGCCGGGAACGGTAAACAAGGGTACGAAGATCAAGTTGAAGAGCGATACGCACTACGCGACGCTGTATTACACGACGAACGGCTGGACCCCTACGACGCACTCTGCAAGGTATCGCGGGCCGATCACGATCAATAACACGACGCATCTGCAAGTCATGGCGATTGGTCCGAACTACATGCGGAGCTCGGTCGAGATCGCAGACTACGAGGTGAACGGCACGAAGTCTGAGCCGATGGAGACGACGACGCAGGTGCCGACGGACGGCATTTTGCGAGCGGGAACGCCGTTACGTGTGTCCTTCAGCAAGGAGCTCAGCAGCAAAGAAGCGGCCGTGGGAGATGACCCTGCGATTGTGCTGGATGATGACTTGAAGTTCGGCGGTAAGGTGATCGCGCCGAAGGGCTCAAAGGTTGTCGCAGAATTGACGAACGCCGATCAGGGGCACGGACTGAGCACGCCCGGAGACCTCGTTTTCGAGGTGCATGGTGTGCAGGTTGGCGAGAAAGTCGTGCCGCTCTTTGGCGGAGAAACGATGGAAGCGAAGGGCGGAAAGAACGCCATCATCAAGCAGGGGATGACAGCGCTGGCGTTTGTAGCGGCGGATACGGATGTGAAGTGA